A window of the Juglans microcarpa x Juglans regia isolate MS1-56 chromosome 5D, Jm3101_v1.0, whole genome shotgun sequence genome harbors these coding sequences:
- the LOC121264144 gene encoding non-specific lipid-transfer protein 1-like: protein MEKKTNLMAFGLMMMMLILSATTARADLCQDALKALMPCMAFLTGFSPPPPNAGCCQGAQDVLNKATTSADRKALCVCFKNVIGQGGILPDRAEQLPDLCKVKTPVPIRSDVDCNKL, encoded by the exons ATGGAGAAGAAGACAAATCTAATGGCCTTtgggttgatgatgatgatgttgatccTAAGCGCAACTACTGCAAGAGCCGATCTATGCCAGGATGCACTGAAAGCTTTGATGCCTTGCATGGCATTCTTGACGGGTTTTAGCCCACCGCCACCCAATGCTGGCTGCTGCCAAGGCGCACAAGATGTGCTAAATAAGGCTACGACCTCCGCAGATCGCAAGGCTCTGTGTGTCTGTTTCAAAAATGTTATAGGCCAGGGTGGTATTTTGCCTGATAGGGCTGAACAACTTCCCGACCTCTGCAAGGTCAAAACTCCGGTTCCGATTAGATCCGATGTGGATTGCAACAA aTTATGA
- the LOC121265307 gene encoding uncharacterized membrane protein At1g16860-like: MSSRITSHQLSNGLYVSGRPEQVKERQPTMGSRAVPYTGGDVKKSGELGKMFDIQVLDPSANAPPPSKSSRPSSSSQHNSGSVRSGSNSGPMSSKHTNSGPMPKKSSGPMTLQPTGLITSGPIGSGPLLGSSTGRRSSAHMESSGKAVYGPSVTSLAADKVRRVGSMAVPKAAVWVVVVAVAMGLLVGAFLMVAVKKAVVLVAVGGVVLPAVLVVVTWNLVWRRRGLLGFARRYPDAELRGAVDGQYVKVTGVVTCGSIPLESSYQRVPRCVYVSTELYEYKGCGGKSAHPKHRCFSWGSRYSEKYVADFYISDFQSGLRALVKAGYGAKVAPFVKPATVVDVTKENKDLSPSFLRWLADRSLSSDDRVMRLKEGYIKEGSTVSVMGVVRRHENVLMIVPPAEPVSTGCQWIRCLLPTYVEGLILTCDENQNADVVPV, translated from the exons ATGAGTAGTCGAATCACGTCGCACCAGCTCAGCAATGGGCTCTACGTGTCAGGGAGGCCGGAGCAGGTCAAGGAGCGCCAGCCCACAATGGGTTCACGCGCCGTGCCCTACACCGGCGGTGACGTTAAGAAATCCGGTGAACTCGGAAAAATGTTTGACATCCAGGTCCTCGATCCTTCAGCCAACGCCCCGCCGCCCTCCAAGTCATCAcgcccctcctcctcctctcaaCACAACAGCGGATCGGTCCGATCCGGTTCCAACTCAGGCCCAATGAGCTCGAAGCACACCAACTCTGGTCCGATGCCGAAGAAATCGTCGGGACCGATGACGCTCCAGCCCACCGGGCTCATCACCTCCGGTCCCATTGGGTCCGGCCCACTCCTTGGATCCTCGACGGGCAGGCGGTCGTCGGCTCACATGGAATCTTCAGGGAAGGCGGTTTACGGACCGTCCGTAACGAGCTTGGCGGCAGATAAGGTGAGACGGGTGGGCTCGATGGCAGTGCCGAAGGCAGCGGTGTGGGTCGTGGTCGTGGCGGTGGCGATGGGCTTGCTGGTGGGAGCGTTCCTAATGGTGGCAGTGAAGAAGGCGGTGGTACTGGTGGCGGTGGGTGGGGTGGTTCTGCCGGCGGTGCTCGTGGTGGTCACTTGGAATTTGGTTTGGAGAAGAAGAGGGTTGCTAGGGTTTGCGAGGAGGTACCCTGACGCTGAGCTCAGAGGTGCTGTCGACGGACAGTACGTCAAGGTTACTGGG GTTGTGACCTGTGGCAGTATTCCTTTGGAGTCATCGTACCAGAGGGTACCTAGGTGTGTATATGTTTCCACAGAATTGTATGAATATAAAGGATGTGGTGGAAAATCTGCACATCCAAAACATCGTTGCTTTTCATGGGGATCTAGATATTCCGAG AAATATGTAGCTGACTTTTACATATCAGACTTCCAATCTGGGTTGAGAGCACTAGTAAAGGCAGGTTATGGGGCTAAGGTTGCTCCATTTGTCAAACCAGCTACTGTAGTTGATGtaacaaaggaaaacaaagaCTTATCTCCGAGCTTTTTACGATGGCTAGCTGATCGCAGCCTCTCTAGTGATGATCGTGTAATGCGACTCAAAGAAGG GTATATCAAAGAAGGGAGCACTGTAAGTGTGATGGGGGTTGTCCGGCGCCATGAAAATGTACTTATGATTGTTCCACCAGCAGAGCCTGTCTCAACAGGCTGTCAGTGGATCCGTTGCCTTCTCCCAACTTATGTTGAAGGACTAATTTTGACATGTGATGAAAATCAAAATGCCGATGTGGTTCCTGTGTAA
- the LOC121266481 gene encoding EH domain-containing protein 1-like, producing MEIASVPFGSCTKEHQKIYQEWFNLADSDGDARITGNDATKFFAMSKLSRPELKQVWAIADSKRQGFLGFTEFITAMQLVSLAQAGHELTPDLIKTAEHIENIKPPLMEGLDGLVAKTKALTINDHSEVNGSVQLHPPPSAQWFGSKSAKKLPPSAVTSIIDGLKRLYIEKLKPLEVTYRFNDFVSPFMTNSDFDAKPMVMLLGQYSTGKTTFIKHLLRCNYPGAHIGPEPTTDRFVVVMSGPDERSIPGNTIAVHAEMPFSGLTTFGGAFLSKFECSQMPHPLLDQITFVDTPGVLSGEKQRTQRSYDFTGVISWFAAKCDLILLLFDPHKLDISDEFKRVISSLRGHDDKIRVVLNKADQVDTQQLMRVYGALMWSLGKVLNTPEVVRVYIGSFNEKPVNEAAVGPIGRDLFEKEQDDLLADLIDIPKKACDRRINEFVKRARAAKIHAYIISHLKKEMPAMMGKAKTQQRLIENLQDEFGKIQREFHLPAGDFPNVEHFREILNGYNIDKFEKLKPKMIQAVDDMLGYEIPELLKNFRNPYE from the exons ATGGAGATCGCATCGGTGCCGTTCGGTTCTTGCACCAAAGAGCACCAGAAGATCTACCAGGAATGGTTCAACCTTGCCGATTCAG ATGGAGATGCCCGTATTACCGGAAATGATGCCACTAAGTTCTTCGCGATGTCGAAGCTATCTCGGCCGGAACTCAAACAG GTTTGGGCAATTGCAGATTCAAAACGACAAGGGTTTTTAGGTTTTACAGAGTTCATCACTGCAATGCAG CTGGTTTCCCTGGCACAAGCAGGACATGAATTAACCCCAGATCTCATTAAAACTGCAG AACACATCGAGAACATTAAACCTCCATTGATGGAAGGTTTGGATGGTTTAGTAGCT AAAACCAAGGCTTTGACGATAAATGACCACTCTGAAGTAAATG GAAGTGTTCAACTTCATCCACCGCCATCAGCTCAATGGTTTGGTTCAAAATCAGCAAAGAAA CTTCCTCCCAGTGCAGTTACATCTATTATTGATGGCTTGAAGAGATTGTACATTGAAAAGCTAAAGCCATTGGAAGTTACATATcgttttaatgattttgtatCGCCCTTTATG ACTAACAGTGATTTTGATGCTAAACCCATGGTCATGCTTTTGGGTCAGTATTCAACAGGAAAGACAACATTTATAAAACATTTGCTTAGATGCAACTATCCAG GAGCTCACATTGGTCCAGAGCCTACAACTGATAGATTTGTTGTTGTCATG TCTGGACCTGATGAAAGAAGCATCCCGGGGAACACCATAGCTGTTCATGCAGAGATGCCATTTAGTGGTTTGACAACTTTTGGCGGAGCATTCTTATCAAAATTTGAGTGTTCTCAAATGCCTCATCCT CTTTTAGACCAAATTACGTTTGTGGATACCCCTGGGGTTCTATCTGGAGAAAAGCAACGAACACAAAGGAGTTATGATTTCACTGGTGTCATATCATGGTTTGCAGCAAAATGTGATCTGATTCTTCTTCTGTTTGATCCCCATAAACTTGATATCAGTGATGAATTCAAGCGTGTAATTTCATCTCTACGTGGTCATGATGACAAGATACGTGTTGTTCTAAATAAAGCAGACCAAGTTGACACCCAACAA CTGATGAGAGTTTATGGAGCATTGATGTGGTCACTCGGGAAAGTTTTGAATACTCCAGAAGTTGTGCGTGTTTATATTGG ctcATTCAATGAGAAGCCTGTTAATGAAGCTGCTGTGGGTCCAATAGGCCGGGATCTTTTTGAGAAAGAACAAGATGATCTCCTTGCAGATTTAATTGATATCCCAAAGAAGGCTTGTGATCGTCGA ATAAATGAATTTGTGAAAAGAGCAAGAGCTGCTAAGATTCACGCCTATATAATTAGTCACCTTAAAAAGGAGATGCCTGCCATGATGGGCAAAGCAAAGACCCAACAGCGACTTATTGAGAATCTGCAAGATGAATTTGGAAAG ATCCAGAGGGAGTTCCATCTTCCCGCGGGTGACTTCCCAAATGTCGAGCACTTCAGAGAGATCTTGAATGGTTACAACATCGACAAATTCGAGAAATTGAAGCCTAAAATGATTCAAGCAGTAGATGATATGCTTGGATATGAAATCCCAGAGCTCTTGAAGAATTTCAGAAATCCTTACGAGTGA
- the LOC121266493 gene encoding serine/threonine/tyrosine-protein kinase HT1-like: MATSCFHMLRLRKSKSKHLQNASSSKTQFSSDMENMERRRFDSFESWSMILDSENVENWEVSKEDQEEWTADLSQLFIGNKFASGAHSRIYRGIYKQRAVAVKMVRIPKHNEETRALLEKQFKSEVALLSRLFHSNIVQFIAACKKPPVYCIITEYMSQGNLRMYLNKKEPYSLSTETILRLALDISRGMEYLHSQGVIHRDLKSNNLLLNDEMRVKVADFGTSCLETQSRETKGNMGTYRWMAPEMIKEKPYTRKVDVYSFGIVLWELTTALLPFQGMTPVQAAFAVAEKNERPPLPASCQPALAHLIKRCWAANPSKRPDFSAIVSALEKYDECVKDGLPLTHHSRLVSRNVILERLKGCVSMSNSSIPVHA; this comes from the exons ATGGCAACCTCTTGTTTCCACATGCTTCGCCTTCGAAAGTCGAAGAGCAAACATTTGCAAAACGCTTCCTCGTCCAAGACCCAGTTCAGTTCTGACATGGAGAACATGGAAAGGAGGAGATTTGATAGCTTCGAATCATGGTCTATGATATTGGACTCTGAAAATGTGGAGAATTGGGAGGTGTCTAAGGAGGATCAGGAGGAGTGGACCGCCGATCTCTCACAGCTGTTTATCGGTAACAAGTTCGCGTCAGGAGCACATAGTAGGATTTACCGTGGAATTTACAAGCAGAGAGCTGTGGCTGTAAAAATGGTTAGGATTCCAAAGCATAACGAGGAGACTAGAGCTTTATTGGAGAAGCAATTTAAGTCTGAAGTTGCCTTGCTTTCACGTCTCTTTCATTCAAATATAGTGCAG TTTATTGCAGCTTGTAAAAAGCCGCCTGTATACTGTATCATCACTGAATACATGTCACAAGGAAATCTGAGGATGTATCTTAACAAGAAAGAGCCATACTCGCTTTCAACAGAAACAATACTGAGGTTAGCTCTTGACATATCTCGAGGAATGGAATACCTTCATTCACAAGGGGTGATCCATAGAGATCTCAAATCAAACAACTTGCTTCTTAATGATGAAATGAGGGTCAAGGTGGCAGATTTTGGTACATCATGTCTTGAGACACAGAGCCGGGAAACTAAGGGAAACATGGGAACTTACCGTTGGATGGCACCTGAGATGATTAAGGAGAAACCTTATACTCGAAAAGTTGATGTGTACAGTTTTGGGATTGTACTATGGGAGCTCACAACAGCGTTGCTTCCTTTTCAAGGAATGACCCCTGTGCAGGCTGCATTTGCTGTGGCCGAGAAG AACGAGCGCCCTCCACTGCCAGCTAGTTGTCAGCCTGCACTGGCTCACCTGATAAAGCGCTGCTGGGCAGCAAACCCCTCAAAGAGACCGGATTTCAGTGCTATTGTGTCTGCTTTGGAGAAGTACGATGAGTGTGTCAAGGACGGCCTTCCTCTTACTCACCACTCAAGGCTGGTCAGCAGAAATGTCATTCTTGAACGTTTGAAAGGCTGTGTATCCATGAGCAACTCCTCCATACCTGTACATGCCTGA
- the LOC121266082 gene encoding RPM1-interacting protein 4-like, translating into MAQHSHSRVPKFGNWESGDISYTSYFKNVRKERTGILRMNPNDPEENPKAVVNADYSIVQAPLHVNSRKSIISPVENNHHVVAGKVRHRGNHRSQLTSKSGSDRSNSNSSLMQHSHRRDRSGKKKSSLAEGISNLSSCYSRHPTRSDSSHHREASVPKFGAWDEADPSSGDGFTVIFNKVKEEKQIASSLYPVNVPQQPSYHSNTQRRGRSSSRSKICCCLFSCGRE; encoded by the exons ATGGCA CAACACTCACACTCACGCGTCCCAAAATTTGGCAACTGGGAAAGTGGCGATATATCATACACATCTTACTTCAAAAATGTAAGAAAAGAGAGAACTGGGATACTGAGAATGAACCCAAATGATCCAGAGGAGAATCCAAAGGCAGTCGTGAATGCAGATTACAGTATAGTTCAGGCTCCTCTACATGTCAACTCCAGAAAGTCGATTATTTCTCCTGTAGAGAACAATCATCATGTTGTGGCCGGAAAAGTAAGGCATCGTGGGAACCATAGGAGCCAACTTACATCAAAATCTGGCAGCGATAGAAGCAACTCTAATTCTTCACTTATGCAGCATAGCCACCGACGTGACAGATCTGGCAAGAAAAAGAGTTCTCTGGCAGAGGGAATTAGTAACTTATCATCCTGCTATAGCAGACACCCCACTCGGAGCGATTCCTCT CATCATAGAGAAGCATCCGTACCCAAGTTTGGGGCTTGGGATGAAGCAGACCCTTCATCAGGAGATGGATTCACAGTCATATTCAACAAAGTAAAGGAGGAAAAACAAATTGCATCTTCCCTTTACCCAGTTAATGTGCCACAACAACCGAGCTATCATTCCAATACTCAAAGACGGGGGCGTTCTTCCTCTAGATCAAAG ATATGTTGCTGTCTGTTTTCATGCGGAAGAGAGTGA